From Populus alba chromosome 16, ASM523922v2, whole genome shotgun sequence:
TCCTGTTGATAAAAAGGCCATAAACAAATGGATATGAGGTGAAGCAAGCGTATTAACAACCACCACGAAACTACCCTCAAGTTCATGAATCCTTCCTCCTACGCTCTCCCTATATAAACCCCTCCACATCTCCTCACATTCATACTCTCACGCACACTACTCAGCTGTCCAGTCCACTACATATCATTAaccttaaaaggaaaaaaagaagaaaatgccTTCTTCTTCCAATACCGCTATCGTCTCAAGATGTACGATCCACCCAGACCAAAAATCCTCAACCATCAAAACCCTAAAGCTCTCAGTCTCAGACCTCCCCATGCTCTCTTGTCAATACATCCAAAAGGGTGTCCTCCTCACGTATCCACCATACTCCATTAATGACCTAATCACATCCCTCAAACACTCCCTCTCCGTCGCTCTTTCTCACTTCCCTGCTCTTGCTGGCCGCCTCCAAACTGACCCTACTGGCCATGTCCACATTGTATGTAACGATGCAGGCGTTGATTTCATCCAAGCCAAAGCAAGACACCTCTCCATCCACACCATTCTTTCTCCAACCCACGTCCCTGAATGCTTCAAAGGGTTCTTCGCAATGGACAAGACCCTTAGTTATTCGGGTCATTCTAAACCTCTAGTGGCAGTTCAGGTCACTGAACTGAAAGACGGCATATTCATTGGGTGCACTGTAAATCATGCTGTCACTGATGGCACTTCATTCTGGAACTTCTTCAATACCTTCGCTGAAATCTGCAAAGGatctaaaaaaatctctaaatcTCCAGATTTTTCCCGCAACACCATGCTTAACTCACCGGCAGTGCTTAAATTCCCCCCCGGTGGACCTAAGGTGACATTTTCTGGCGACGAGCCATTGCGGGAGAGAATTTTCCATTTTAGCAGAGATGCAATTCTCAAGCTCAAGTTGAGAGCTAACAACAGTAGTTTTAGGTCCAATTCGGCAGAGATTTTCGGAAAGCTAAGTAACGACAGTTGGAAAATCGTTAACGGAGAAAGTAACGGCAAAGTAGATCCACTTTCCTTAAAGAACAACAAAACGGCAGAGATTTCCTCGTTTCAGTCCCTTTGCGCGCAGCTGTGGAGATCTGTGACACGTGCGAGGAAATTATCGCCCTCCAAAATGACGACGTTTCGTATGGCTGTGAATTGCCGCCACCGGCTGGAGCCGCGGTTGAACCCGTATTACTTTGGCAACGCGATTCAGAGCATCCCAACCGTTGCTTCGGCTGGAAAGCTTTTatctaaggatctgagctttggAGCTGATTTGCTGCACAAAAACGTCGTCGCCCATGGTGATGGTACGGTGCGGAAAGGTATAGCAGATTGGGAAAAGGAGCCGCGGTTATTTCCGCTGGGGAATCTTGATGGTGCATCAATCACCATGGGAAGTTCTCCAAGATTCCCTATGTATGATAACGATTTTGGGTGGGGCCGACCTTTGGCTGTGAGGAGTGGTAGGGCCAATAAATTTGATGGGAAGATATCAGCTTTTCCTGGGAGAGATGGAAATGGGAGCGTTGATCTTGAGGTTGTTTTGTCACCTGATACAATGACTGGTCTTGAAAGCGACGATGAGTTTATGCAATATGTTTCAGAAATCGTGTGAGTGGTTTACACTATAGTGAATGCTCTGGTTCATTGCttgaagaaaggaaatgaagaaataaaaatcacaatcgTTTTCGGGTATATTATCTGGTTCAAAAGTTGAGGGGCAAAGTATCAGATTCAAGATTGACTACAAGAAAATTTGACTGATTTGGACGGTTgagattttgagattttttcttccttttctttttttttttcctttaataatTAGCATTTTAAGTAGAAAATATGAGGCCAAACAGCGACATTTTGGCTATATGGGCAGAGAGagtgtaattttttaaactttgaaaGTAGAAGCTTAATTTATTTCTAGTTTAAGTTATTCAGTTCTTCATGGATAATGGTTAATAAAGATGttgtaaatagttttttttttcttctaagcttagaaaacatcaaattaatggTAAAAACTCTAAATACttgcaaaaacaaattcaatcgAAAGGATTTAAAAACcctttaatgataaaatttgtaattttataggaaaaacaataaataactttaaaaagccttaaattctaaaaacaagtgatgtttatttttgtattttaaggtAGTTAAACTCTGAAATATATgctaactattaaaaaataataaggtttTGAACCTCTTACCTAGATGGTTCAGGGAGTATTTATACCCCTTGAACCTTATCGTTTTTCAAGAAGATAAGGACTGAAAAAGCCCCTTGCTCTCAATGGCATTAATGAGGAACATATATCatttacatattattattaagataGTAAGTGTGATAGGTCTCTTAAAATACCTTTTTGTACATCTATAAGTATAATAAGATCATTAcctcatatataaataattcatgTAATTATTCTAGAAGTAGGATTTCTTAGCCTTAGATACTCAAGACTTGAGATGTAACCCAACCTAGGTTAAAAGGCATGATGGTTTATCAAACTCATAACACTTTCAGTTTAGGTATATTGCCTTGGGTTTAGTTGATTGAtgaacccaagaatattggatttGGCATCTTGTCAAATCCATATTTTCTTGCGTTCAACTGACGATTGAACCTAAGTATGTTGGGTCTAATATCTTGTCGGACCCATGTTTTCCTGGGCAACTAACAGTTGAACCCAAGTATGTTGGGTCCGGCATCTCACCAAACCTATGTTTCCTTAGGTTCAGCTAATAGTTGAATCCAAATATATTAGGTCTGGCATCTTGCTAGGCATATGTTGCCTTAGGTTTGGCTAATCATTGAACCCTAGTGTTTTAAGTCTATCATAGTGTCAAACCCATGTTTTTTTAGGTTCAGTAGATTGCTGAACTCAAATGTATTATGTATGACAGTTCGTCATGCCTATTTTTTTTGGATCTCATACATCATCAAACCCAATTTACATTGGATTCAGTTGATTACCAAACCCAATTGTTTGGGGGTCTTGCGGTCTTGCATGTCATCAAACCCACcttattatagattttttcaagtctaaaaaagatacgtaaaaaataattaccttaTCAGTTGCCCCCTAAATCTTTAATGTACATCACACGTAAAGGCTTAAGAGATGTTTTGGGAGACTATAAGTCAAGATACGTCATGTCTTCCTTTGAGAAGAGACATTTAAGCCTTTGgtgatttgaaatgatttcaAAGGGAAGAGGAAGCAAACATCTTTGGAATATCACTTGACGGTATACAATGAATGTTTGTTGGCTTTTAGCCTTTCTATAGTTATGATGAGATGTCATATGTCCTTTATTTATTGCTGGAGAATGAGGGttactaatatataaaaaccttcatttacttcaaattgtgatttttacttataataaaaaatttctttgtttcCATAACTTAGAAGATTCAAGACACAAGaacaagatatttttatcaaatatgaatttttcttgttaagTATACCAAATctccatccttttcttttcttgtatgatttttgttttagtttttcttcttttctttaaaagattCAGAATGActtctagaaagaaaaaaaagaagaagaagaaggaagtaTCCTTTAAGGGGGATTTTACCTTAACGTTAAAAAATGACAGTGCTCGCCAAAGATCATCAGCCATTAGAATTGGCCCACAGTCTAGAATCGATGTTTCTCCACCTTTCATTTCTAGAAGGATGGGAAAAATAAGTCCTCAAGAGGTTGCAAGCCTCTAAGGGAAAGAACAAGTGCCCAAGAATCCCACTAATAATGTTCAAAGCATGGTAACTCTAAACCAAATGGATGAGGCCAATCTTTAACAACCAGGAATTTATGTGGTCTCGTTACCCAAACATGGTGACCGTGTTTCAAAGGTCACCAATAAGCATAGTGGGgggaattttttaattaaaaccccTCATTTGCATGTATGAGTTTGGGTACTCATTTTCTTTATAAGGTTTTGTAAAAGAAGTGTTCAAATATTACAATCTAAGTCCAGCTCAACTCCACCCTAATGGGTGGACCATTCTATCTGCATTCAATAAGTTGCTCAAAATGTTGGATGAGGAACCTATAGTCAAGGTTTTTAGGTAATGTTGCATCCTGATTAAAAGCGTTGAAAGGGAGCTTTTCTTTCCTTTGGTTATTTAACTTTGCCAATAAGCCAAATATGCCTATATGAGAGACTTTCAAAGAAAAGCCACCCCGCTCGAAAAACAGATAAAGACATTGGGTGGTGGTGAGCTATCATGGTACAAAAAAGTCACAAAATGGGTACAGTGTCACTTCAGGCTATACCTATTATTGGAAAGCACCCTCAACTGGTGTGAATGACAGGTGTCATAACTTGatgttttactctttttttctttcttgatttaaaaatatccaaaaagtacaaaaaataaaaatatatatacttttgatgtgtttgctttgtttttttttttttttttgacattttagcGGCTTTTCAAAAAGGttaaaagattcaaaaattTACTTTTGACGCGTTTGATTTTGAACGCActcatttcaaaattattaatcaattttattaaattgatgttgatGTTGCCTTTTATCAAAAATAccacaatagaaaaaaaaaaaaaaatatatatatatatatatatagggaaaCCAAAaatgcaaaggaaaaaaaataagggactaaagtgaatttttttagtttcttgagGACCAAACAATTGGGAAGAAAAGGATAAATTATGTTGCCTATAAATAAGTGGTTGTACCACACACAAGAAGAGGAGGAATTTTAGGGAggccattaataaaaaaaactaaaaactaaaagaaaatacaaaaaaaattactctctTCAACTCACATACTCTCccaaaaataatacataaaaaactCTATACCTATTATTTCTAAACCCAGTCGCCAATAACTGTACTACTTTCTCTCCAAcaataaccaacaaaaaaaaaaaagcttaatagCCACTAGCACAATAACAGATTTTTCCCTCCTCAAATCCACGTCAATCATCTCACAATCTCAGCTCCCCACAAGGACctattttcttctcattttccaGCATCCTCCCCCATCTTTCActttttctctttataataTAAGCATAACTCCTCTTCTTCACTATTAAGCTCATCACTCAACAACTCTTTATTTTCAGTCGAGACGAGTACAACCACCTTTAAGCACAAGCCAAAAACAACTATCTTCCCTAAATTTTTCTTGAGCTCCATCATACCAACCATCAAAACCAAAGAACCACCATTTTAGTCGAGAGTTCAATCTTTCCTCCCTACCTGCAGTCCCTACATCAGCAAGCACAACGCTAGCTTCTCTCCACCGTGACCCAGCCACGTACAATCAATTATACAAGCTTAGCATCACCAACTGTTATACCTAGTCAAAAACCTCAATCACTTCTCTGGTTCCATCATCAATCGTGATCTCTCttcctaaaaaaaacacatacaacTATAACCCTCAACCACCCATCTTGGCCCAAACCATAATCACTACCAGTagcttctctttctttgtttcccATGTTGCCTTCTCTTATTCTTTCTCAGCCATTATGAATTACGACAGCTCCAACAAACACTTACAACTCCAGTAAACACTTTTCGAACcaatctcaaattattttttggacaAATTGCTATAATGTTGTGAAATTTGAGATAAAATGCTTATTATTATGTATAATTTTTGGATTGTTGGGACTCTATTAATTTGGTTTGTTACAACCACTCACTAAATTCTATTcttaaaggatttttttatcaGCAAATAAACTTAtctaatattgatttaaaagcCATCCAATTGGAGATTGAAACATAGCAAATATGACGCTCTGCAATAACACTTTAGTAGTTAATAAAACCATGCATGGCTGACCTATTAGTATATATGCCTTATAACATTGAATTTGTTCAATGtaaacttatttaattattaacaaaggcttatttatctttaacattcatcaaatatatgatttataaatctaatatttaattaataaatataaagtaaagataaagttctagggataaaaatgttttgcaaagaaaattgtAAAGTTGTTATGATCGTGAGAtttttattgcatcaaagcattgttcctAAATATTCCTCATTAATATTCTATTAAGACTAGACATTAATGAGAGTCATTGAGACTTGtacatattatgttattttcttttgtaaaatgAAAAAGTTATTCTCATAAGTTAAAATATGAAGTATACttagaactaatatgtaggttCTTGTCATATCATAGTACACTAAACTAACCCGCATTAGAATTCCACATAAagagattatttatatatatgaaaaggttCATTTGATGGTTGTGTAAGTGATACttaaacttgagatcactaagttactttatataaaaaatattatgttttaatcATGGTGTACATTATCATAATCAAGGATAACAAATAGGTAGATATTGAGTATAATATGaattatatgaatatatttaaGTAATTAATATAAGATTCATCATCCTAgatgaattatgaaaaatattttattttgttctcaaatagtattgattataAATCCTTACACAAAGTGGaatgatatttgaaaaaaatttaaatcttattcaaataatcaataattatggtgttgagaacaaacatgatttgataaAATAGACACACTTCATGCTATGACATTCATTGTTGATAAAGGGATCATAATTACAATAAGAAATTGATCATTAAAAGGTTAAGCTAAACTATTTATgacttttctaaaatttaaggaGATCATGACaggttgttaaaaaatatatttgatcttcaaatataaatcaattaattattaaattgataataaattaatttatttaatcttattttatttaggattgtgatttatatttaggTCAACCTATTAAGGAATCTAATGGGGTCACACATATAAAAAccattagttaaaaattaaactaggattattaatcaagtgtgacttgattttaaataaatttttaaaatgaaggactataatttaatttatataaagaattacaattctagaccttgaaaaaaacatataaggatttagtttaataaagtttttaaaaattatcctgaaataatatatgtgatattaatTAGGcggtaaattaatattttgttatttatagttttttcataattccctataaatagaatattatgTCTC
This genomic window contains:
- the LOC118037581 gene encoding BAHD acyltransferase DCR, whose product is MPSSSNTAIVSRCTIHPDQKSSTIKTLKLSVSDLPMLSCQYIQKGVLLTYPPYSINDLITSLKHSLSVALSHFPALAGRLQTDPTGHVHIVCNDAGVDFIQAKARHLSIHTILSPTHVPECFKGFFAMDKTLSYSGHSKPLVAVQVTELKDGIFIGCTVNHAVTDGTSFWNFFNTFAEICKGSKKISKSPDFSRNTMLNSPAVLKFPPGGPKVTFSGDEPLRERIFHFSRDAILKLKLRANNSSFRSNSAEIFGKLSNDSWKIVNGESNGKVDPLSLKNNKTAEISSFQSLCAQLWRSVTRARKLSPSKMTTFRMAVNCRHRLEPRLNPYYFGNAIQSIPTVASAGKLLSKDLSFGADLLHKNVVAHGDGTVRKGIADWEKEPRLFPLGNLDGASITMGSSPRFPMYDNDFGWGRPLAVRSGRANKFDGKISAFPGRDGNGSVDLEVVLSPDTMTGLESDDEFMQYVSEIV